aaaaaaatttgtttataataattaattagaaatactgttacatttatttaataGTTAGTAAATCAAGAGAATACACTGAACAATTAATAAGTAAATCAGCAACAGTTCCTTtacttttttttccagaaaatggTGAAATATACTCTGAGTGGGTTTACAATACGTGGATTTTTTGAACACAAGAAGCACTGGGCCCCAAGGCGTGGTGAACTTTTAGATTGTAGACACAGCCAAGTTCATGGTGCCGTAGAAGTGTTGAAAGGAAAAAGTGTAAATGGTACAGTACCAACAGAATTGCAGGAAGTTTCAAGGAACTTTTTAAAAGCTGGAGGTGTTATAAATGCCCGAGTCATACAGGTTGTTCCAGTGAATGGACCTAAAGGCGAAGAAATCCGTTGTCAGTATATTTGGTCGTATGGGTCTAATAAAACTGAAACGGCTTTGATGAAAAATGCAGTAAATTTGGCTAGAGAAGGTAATAATtatgtgtatatacatgtatgttcttgTTATGTCAATGGTAAGGcatgtttatgaaattttaaattaggTATGTAGACCATAAttgttgcatttttagctcacctgtcacaaagtgacaaggtgagcttttgtgatcgcgcagcgtccgtcgtccgtccgtccgtgcgtccgtgtgtctgtaaacttttgcttgtgaccactctagaggtcacatttttcatgggatctttatgaaagttggtcagaatgttcatcttgatgatgtctaggtcaagttcgaaactgggtcacgtgccatcaaaaactaggtcagtaggtctaaaaatagaaaaaccttgtgacctctctagaggccatatatttcacaagatcttcatgaaaattggtcagaatgttcacct
The sequence above is drawn from the Mercenaria mercenaria strain notata unplaced genomic scaffold, MADL_Memer_1 contig_3599, whole genome shotgun sequence genome and encodes:
- the LOC128553220 gene encoding uncharacterized protein LOC128553220, translating into MVKYTLSGFTIRGFFEHKKHWAPRRGELLDCRHSQVHGAVEVLKGKSVNGTVPTELQEVSRNFLKAGGVINARVIQVVPVNGPKGEEIRCQYIWSYGSNKTETALMKNAVNLAREVVAKQRKKANSKKIIFKKVNEAA